Genomic segment of Sebastes fasciatus isolate fSebFas1 chromosome 3, fSebFas1.pri, whole genome shotgun sequence:
TTTAGTCAAGGTACAGCATGTGCCCCCATTTCTGGGAAGAGGTGAAAAAGTGCAACCCTGAGGCCCGTCATCGGTGGGTTTGTTGTCATTTATGGGAGGAAATGAAATCAGATTCCAGACAGATGCCCAGTATTGTTTCaactattatttgtttttaataatttccCTTGGAACGACACCAGTTGGCTGAAATACTCTCAGTGCTTTTAAACAAGCATTTCCCATAATATCGTGCACATTTAGAAATAATAGCATGAAAACTCTCACAGATGCCTCTCATCATGCAGCAGACCCTCCCTTAACGCATGATGGATAGCTACTGTCTGACTTGCTGTGCACCCAACTAAACTGTTCTACCAAACTTTCATTGAAGTGGCACAAATtacttgcaaaaaaaacaaaactaaatgatttaAAATTGAAATGTGAAGTTTGTAGTATAACAGTCTTTTCTTGGATGCCAGGAGGGGAGAAAGCAGAGAAGAAGCAGGCAGCCCCCAGCCAAGAAGATGCCAAGGTAGACGTGTCTCGTCTGGACCTGCGTGTTGGACGTATCATCACGGCTGAGAAGCACCCGGACGCCGACAGTCTGTATGTGGAGCAGGTCGATGTGGGGGAGGCCTCTCCGAGGACAGTGGTCAGCGGGCTGGTCAAGCACATACCTCTGGACCAGGTACAGTACACACTCAGGTGCTATAGCTAAAACAATACAAAAGCCCTagtaaactggcaactgagagCAATTTGCAGAGTGGGATTAAGACATTTCTGCGATATCATATGATGTTACGATGTAGTGTAATTAACCGAGGTTGGGTCAGGGAACTTTGTCATATGATGAATTGGCCACCTCACATGAATCCAGCTTATGTGTAGAGATTCACACACATTCTTGATTGTCTCATCAGGCTCCAGGTTGCAAAATCAACATCTGCCGACCTACAGTATACAGTTTATGAATCCCTGCAGAGACTCTAAGTGAGAGTTGATTTCGCTAGACACACAAGCAgtgctgtatatacagtacgtaTGTATACATGAATGGCTCACTAAGGTCATAATAAGGATTTATTTGTCCATTTAAAGGGACTTCTTAGTTAAACTCTGTGCTGACGGTTCTGCTTAGAAACTCAACATCTCATGTCGGTGATTCAGGATCTCCAGCCTCTCTCCATGttgctgtttattttgctttcacATTTATGATTTGCTCCTGGAGCAAACTAATTTGCGCACTTAGTTACTTTTATGGTCGTCACTATTTCTGATTTTGTCTATTCATATTTCTAGACCAGGCAGCCTTTGTGCATTACACTTCtgaattatactgtatgtagacgGTGTATATCACTTAAATGGAACCATATGCGCTCTGAAATCATGTGTAACAAACCCTCTCCGACTTTGtcaacattatatattatacctTGGGACAACTACTTGGATGTGGAGCCGTTTTTTCCATGCACACAGAAAATGATTAGATATTAGCTTCTTAAAACAGTTGCAGCAGTGACATTttgtggctcagttttaagtgCTCTCTGACTGCAGTTGGAAAGGCCAAACTACTGCTGCCATCTGCATCAGTCCATTATTCACAGTCTAAAATCAAGTTATTACTTTACTTTCTTGTTAACTGTCTTATTTGTATGAgccattttgtgtttctgttaagCAAGCAGTAGGGGAATATCTGAGGAGATGCATTATGGGTTTTATGGCAGTCCTCTGTTATACTAGGATACATTGCTCAAGTCAAACAGTTTGTTTTGTAAATACAGAATGTTCACATACTATCCCGGActtgagatgattacaaatgaaaagtacttcCAAAACCCTGTCAACGCAACAAGCAATTTCCTAGAGGATGTCCCTCAGATAAAAAgtaatgattatttattatttagatCTGGTAAACATTATCTCATTGAATGGTGGGTTTCTCTTTTTCTCAGCTTATGACAGAAAGTGCCTTCTGGACTTATTTTAAATATTGGTAAGCCGCAGAGGTCTCCAGGCTTCAGTTTAAAGATTTCCTGTTTGCTTTTCCTCTTTTGATTTATGAAATGAAGCAAACAAACCATAAACCTCGGGACAAAGTCATTTTAAATTAAGAGATTGTCATTATTGTTTAAATTGGATTATGAAATTGTCTGGCAGACCACATCAGTTGAAggtgtttttttaagtaaattgtgtattatttgtttttcttctctgaaTTCTCTATATCGTCCAAGACATATGGGctgtaaaaacatgtttaatctTCTGTCCCCCGTGCAGATGCAGAACCGCATGGCGGTCCTGATGTGTAACCTGAAGCCAGCCAAGATGAGAGGAGTGGTGTCCCAGGCTATGGTCATGTGTGCCAGCTCACCAGACAAGATCGAAATTCTCGATCCTCCGGGTGGAGCAGCACCAGGGGACAGAGTTACCTTCCAGGGCTTCCCAGGTACCATCATCACTGTACcctcaaaaacacattatgctTCCCCCGCCGCTGAGTCGATAATTGTCATGGATTTAAGCCCACTGAAAGAATTTCCCAGCCTAGTTTCCACAAAATGCCTCTGACTTTAGGAAATGGCAGGGAGTCGTTTAACCTTCTCACTGCCAGAAACAACAGCaatcatgatgtgttcacagACCCCACTGAAAGCTCTCACTGAAGGACTCCTCAGCTCTGTTTGGTGGTGGCTAAATGGCCTGTGACTGCTGATTTGACAGACTAATCAGCGCTCATTGCTAATCAAGTCGGAAAGATAAGTGTCCTACAGTAACTGTCTTGTTAAGTTCAACTAATGTAAATGaatttggaagaaaaaaaaagtgaaccCTATTCCCTATTAATTTACACATCAACTAGACCGTACAGGAGACTAGGTCCTTCCTGTGAAGTATTGTAAACACAACCTCTAATGAATGACGCCTAAAATCAAAGACCGCCACCAACAGGCCTGTGTGGTTGTGATACAAGTCTCTATAGTAGGGCTGCACCtagcgattattttcattgttgattaatatgttgattattttcttgttttttggtctatagaatgtcagaaaatggttaaaaatgtggatcagtgttttccaaagcccaagatgatgtcctcagatgtctggttttgtccacaactcaaagatattcagtttactgtcatagaggagtaaagaaaccagaaaatattcacatttaagaagctggaatcagagaattttgacttttttttcttaaaaaattaatcaaaaaccAATTAGTCGATTTTCAAAATATTCAGCGATTaatgtaatagttgacaactaatcaatttatcgttgcagctctacgcTCTGGTTCTTAAACTCACATTTATAATGGAAGTTAGCAAAGCTGAATACTGATGGTGAGCAGAGGATCGGTCTTGTTATTCTCGTATTCTTTTGAGAACAATAACCCAAAATGGGAGTTTCCCTGTGAAAAACAATGAAGAGGAGGATATGATGAAGGTGGATCTGTGGTCCAACTAAGTACCCGCAGCCCAGCTGCATCCGCCGGGGCTTTCATCCCTGCAGTACACATGTCCCAGCCGCTCTAAAAGCTGTTTGATTCACAAGGGATCTCTTTGGCCGGAATCATTTTTATGGATACTACATTAAAAAGTCCTATTCAAACCATCCTCTGAAAACATGGTTCACCATAGTTCACCATGGTTCACCATGGTTCACAGAAGGAGTGGAGGATTTCAGGAAGACAGAAAAATATAGGTGAaagtttttttccctcttttgtcCCGCCACAGCGCCATAGTACAGATTCAATTACAGCTAATCCACCGCTTGTGTGAATACATGGTTGTAATTGCCCACATTTCCCCAACTAATGGGGCCCAGTACTTCTGCTTGAACTTAAGAATGTGCTCCAGTTGCTCATCAAAACCTCTTTCACGCTTCTGATCAAAACTGATTGTTGCCACTCTTGGGTTGTAAAGCGGCACAAATGGCAGCGTTGGGGGAAATGAAACACATTTGTGTCCTCGTGCTCCGAGATGAATGTGTAGAGAGGGAAAAAGTTGACACCAGACAGAAGCCAGCCAGTACCGGCTGTGATTTTTCACAAATGTCGGGGCGACATCAAAAACAAAGGCCTGGTAAGAGTGAGAACGGCGCTTAATTGTTTTCCCTGGATGCATGTTTTGATTCTGGGAAGTTCGGTTTAGATGTTTTGAATTATGGCTGAGAACAAATGGCAGATTTCAAAAGGCTTACGCTCTAATAGAACATGATAGAGAGTCAAACTATTCACGTGGGAAGAATAGAATTAGAATTGGCTTGATAAATCATGGTCATTTGCTCACAATTTGTATTGGCTTTCAGCTTGTAACACAGATCATATCAGTGTATGGCGACTATGAAAAATCCATTAAGCAAAGTGAAAAGTCATCTATCACTGTGTTTCAGCAGGAATATATTAAAACAGCGTTTCAGGAGGTTGTGCAAGGACATAAAACATCAGTCCTGGATCCATAAATCCTGCATGTGTGATGgatgagcagagagcagaggagttTTCTAATGCATCAATCTGACTTCTTGATCGCAGGTGAGCCGGACAAAGAGCTGAACCCCAAGAAGAAGGTGTGGGAGCAGGTTCAGCCCGACTTACGCACGGACGGCCAGTGTGTTGCAACCTACAAGGGAGCTGCCTTTGAAGTCGCCGGAAAGGGAGTGTGCAAAGCCCAAACCATGAGCAACAGTGGAATCAAATGAAATAACAGAGCTGCTTGAAATAGCTCCGTGTTTACTTGGCAATCGTCTGCAGCGATGGCGATGATGTTGTCGAGAAACGGGAGGCTGATGAATGGAAATAAATGCTTTGAAGATGTTCAATAAAGGGATTTGAAAATTATAGAATCTGTCCTACgacaatctgttttttttttaccgctaaaataaacacagacatgGTCTATAAATTGAAGTTTCTGCTTCAATTCACCAACTCCGTCTTCTCTCCGGAGTCACATTAGCTTGATTGTGCTTTGATTTTGAGGCTGTAACTCTAAAAGACATACAGTGCTGGACTTGAGCGAGCATCACTGGTTTCCACTTCATCTAGTCCTGGGCATTTTAATGAGCAGGAGATGAAACAGGGATGTTGTACTACAAAGCCCAACAAAAACAGATCGGGTTCTCAAGCTCTTTGCAGGGGCTATTTAGATGGTCCTCAGTCCCAGCTCTCGGTATCTCAGTCTGGGCTCTGTGATGCCAGTGCCATGTGCTTTGTTTTATTGTCCCCCTTGAAAGAAAAAGTCTGCCCACCTCCGGAAGTATCGGACTACACagaagaaacagacagagagctgtGCACCAGAGCCTCTAATGTTACATCTACAGTAATTAAGGCCATCCACTCTACAAAAACATCTGTCACGGGTCGAATCCGACCATCGCGCTGAAGAACTTGTGCTTACTGTTCAAGTCCTATTCTTAAGTAAATTTAGTCTATTCTCTCTTTCTTAATTCTCTGGAGAGATAGTCACCTTTGCTGAGATAACTACTCCACCAacagaaaatgtaaattatatGAATAACAGATTTGATCTCCAatatttagcaccaaatccAGAATTGCGTCAACCTATATTGCTATTTTTCTTTTGGTATCTGTCCCTTActacaatacacacacagaatTACAGTCTTTCAgtattttgtgtaaaaaaaggttagagttttaaaaaaaaacttatttttttaatgttaaaggTAACATACTGTAGAGCGAGCAGTTATTAAAATCCAATTGCAGTCGTGACACTCATTGTCTGCAGTTGGCACAAGTCTTTCTTATCGCATCTCAACATACCTGCAGGtctaaactgctgctgcttttatttttgttgtcattAGCTGTTGCAGTATAAATCTGAACTGTAGTTTTAAAACTGCTGCTATACCACCCCTCTGCGAAGAGAATATATTGTTTAGGGGTGCATCACATCAGTGACGCTGTATCATTATCCTTCTGATGTAGACtgaaggaataataataatacgggagatttatatagcgcttttcaaaGTACTGTagaatgaatataaataaaatgaaaaaaacaagcagtaaactTTTTAATATAGAccgaaaaagataaataaaatgaaagaaaagatttaaaataaaatggtgTCAGGAGGTTGGCATCAGCAGACCTGAGGCATCGGGAGGGGGCGTACTGCTGGAGGAGGTCAATTAATTAAACACACTTGTGTAGCAGCACACAGACAGTCTGTGTAGTGCTTTAACACCCACCTGATTGCCCATTAAACAGTGTCCTATGGTGGTTATATgcttttaaatgatttaatctGTCCTCAGGACCCCCATACACCTCAAGTAAAAACAACTATTTAGAGATCTTCAATGAGGAGAACTTCTCATTCTGATGACATAGACGGCTCTAGTAAGTGACCTTCGCTAAAGTGTATTCTCACCTAAACCACAGACTTCTTCTCGGGTTTTCTGTGACCAGAAGAAGTGTTGCAACCTAAGAGAAAACTCCATCCAGGATATTTTGAGTCAGACGTTTGGAGACCGCACATTTCCTAATTGAATTTTCAGCTGCAACTGGTGTACACTATGTGAGGCGGTTACCTATTCGTCCTAACAGAATATCTGCTCACATGTCATTCATATCTGACTGTAGTCAGTACATCTATATTTCTCTGTTAAGATCTAGCATCATAAGTGGGCGTGGGCCACTCAGGTCTTGAGTTAGTAATGTGAGACAGTTATTGGGGTCATAATTAATGATTTCACAGATAGCAATACATCAAAACATTGCTATTGCACCACCGAGTTTGGTTTTCAGTGCCAAAAGCTAAAATAAAGTTGACCCGTTGGTGTTGCTGCTTTATTATTTCCACCTCATTCTTTATCCTCCAGATTATTATGTCCTCGACATGACCTGAGCAAAGAAAAATAACCCTTCCCGCAAGCCTTTATGGAGGCGGACACATACAAATGCGACACCTTCAGACATGACTGAAgatgaagaaaaggaaaaaaagaatttTGGAAAAACCcaaacaactcttttgatgtcaTGTAGCTCAACTCACCCATCTTTGGTGTGTTGGTAACTATGACTAACAGGCAaataatgaatatgaatattcttcttctgtggttcgACGTTCCACAGAAAGTGACCCGACAGCCAGAACATCAAGAAACAGCAGCGGCCATAAGGAATATATTCCTCCTTTCTGAAGCCAAGCAGTCAGTTTGCGGCACGGCGTGAAAGTCAAGCTATGACAGGTCTTTATGAAAGAATGCAAACCTCTGGGATAGAAGTCATGATTCATATTGGACAACATGATTTGCATCTTCGATATTGCAAGATCCGATTTTGTGTGAATCAAGACATTGTGTGTTTCTTGATTACTTCAAGACCCTTTGGATGTGTACAGGGTCCTGTCAAAttgataaatgtgttattgtttcCTCAACCTTGTTTTCAAAATGATGTATTAGCTGTATTTATTTAGCAATAACTCCCCCTCCAATGCAAGTTGACTTGAACTGTTGGATCAACAGTGGCCTTATGTCTTCAGTATATGCAACACTATAACAAAGAcacagttttagttttattttagtaTTGTACAGAAGCTGTTTGCTGTAACCAGATCCTTTCTACACAGTTTTTGTTCTTTTAATGCATCGTGTTGCACTGACAAGTAATGTTTTGAAATTCACCTCAACAGTTGACGTCACATTGTATGATTTGTCACTATTAAGGGAGCAAAGAGATTATATGTGGTTGATTTTTTGCTGAGATGCAGGAACATGTTGTAGTGCTCAACCtaaccatcatttatttatcaCCATCACTACTTAGTAATGTTTAGTGGCTATAACAGAGTACCAGGCCACGCTTTTCAGTTTTTATCATGTACATGGGCAGGACTTTCTATTTAGTCTACATCTACAACTAataatgatgtcatcaagtattgTTATTTCCAAATCTTCGTAAATATCTTCCAAGCAAAGGTCGGCTTTAATAATTTGTCTATCCCGGAATGACAAATTCCTTCTCTCATTTTGCAAAAATAGTGattaatagtataatatagtattaataatttaacattttaaccgctttatttatttatttatttatttatttttgggggCACTTTGGGACAGAGGAACTCCACAGCAAAGCTGACAGACATACAGCCCAAGTTGTTacagctaacatgttagcaataTAGTCCATTTACGCATCAAGTAGACATGTAGCAACATTCATTTGGAGCTGTGTTTCTGGTCACCTGATGAATAAAAGTCCAATATTGACTCTGGTTTGGACCCCAACAGTTAAAAGTATATTAAGCTTGCTAGAGGTGTGACTTAACTGTACAATAAAttggcaggaagtgaaaccaaaacaatgagctaaaataGGTTGAAAAGTCAGGTAGAGCTGCAGAGGTGCGTGATAATTTTCCGTGGGTTCATCCCTGCGTGCAACGTCTCTCACATTAGTCATTTAATTTTtgcttaaaatataaaaacatactgATTAGTTGAGCTTTAAGTGATTAAACGATGTGCTTTATATTATTAAGAATACAGCTGATGGAGTGTAAATGGAAGAGATGGAGCCTTCTGTGctgcttaaagctgaagtaggcgagattggagcaaatatgattaaaaaaagttatttttataaaacggtcactatatcgtgacagtagtagcctacatgaaacaggtaacctgaaaataataatgtgcctctgtgtcctccagtgtcctctggtgctcctaacggcatctgcaagattttacagacaaCAGGAAaacagctgatctgaggtctgctgtccagctgccttccatgagagccggctgtcaatcactcgcgaactccgaccaaacggtcaatctaggcagcgctgatcaaatattaatcaatattatgttacgttaatgattatttctcgtctcaaatgttttcagagtcatcttgtagtgtacggtttaaaatttgaaagtttgtgacgccgccgccattgtgaaatctggtgaaggaacgccaagttccggtcacatgaccggagcacagccaataggaacgctctctcaatgaaatgacctgtgattggtcaaagtcatcccgtcacgggctagacattctaaagcctgaaaacagagccatgaggaggtgcagaagtctagttttctctcagaacacttgaattacaatatgctgaaaggttattatggaatctttgcccaatgatgccaaaaatatactgcctactgccactttaacatgCTGGGGATCTTTCTGTTGTCGCTGTGATTTTCTGCATCtacctatactgtatatactcatcTTTAACGGCAGTATCATGTTTACTTCTGCACTTAAACTCCTGGGTAAAAGCCTATTGATATCCTGGACTCACTGAACAACCACTACAAATCATGGAAGTAATGTATTACTTTAATTACCTTAATTAATAACCTTAATTTGACTGATTGTGACACCACACAGTTTCATTAATACCAAGCCCAAAGTGTTAATTCAGAAATTGTGGCATTTGCAAATAAATGTTTCAGTTCAGTCAATGCAACGACATAGTATCCTGAaaatcctccctctctccatcatgGTGTAGGTGGTTGTTACATAATGGAAAATTTCTACAATGTGACCAATCAGAATTTGGATCAGAACACCAATAAACAAACAGCCtgcaaattaaaacaatcaACAGCTTTGTTTCGATAATAGCAGTAGGTGGGCAGAAACATGTTTTGGGTGGAAAATGCTGCAGAGGGAAAGACGTGTTGGCTGGAGTTGAAAGAGCTGCTCTCGCATGCTCCTCTGTGTGTGGTTTCATGCTTCACCAGTGTTCACAATGAACAAAATTATCCAAGCTTCCCTTTCAACTGGAGGAAATCTATTATCCATATTACGGttcctttttattatttatcttaaAGCACCGCTTACATACAAGCCAACATTTCTGTATCTCGTCTGAGTGACGTGATTATTTTGGTAGAAATTTGAAGAGCCAATGCAACTTCAGCTGGTAGCATTAGTGAGCAAACTCCTGCACATTGTCTGCACTTGTTACTTAATTGCTGTGACTTATCTGTCATTGGACCTTCATTCCTCAGGCAGCAATTAGACAACCGCAGGAATTACAGAATATATAAACTCCTGGGGAGCAGATCAGACTAATATCATACTTTATTCCAAAGGAAACAGCTGTAGGCTCTCCAAATCCATTTATTCTGTAAACATAGCGAATTGATAAAAACCAAGAAAACAGATTACTGCAAAAGAACATGATGCATCAAAATCACGTGGTATGACAATACAGCTGTCATCCGAAAAGAGTGATGCAATAAATTGAAAGTATAA
This window contains:
- the aimp1a gene encoding aminoacyl tRNA synthase complex-interacting multifunctional protein 1a isoform X1; the protein is MFLARSLFKMSSHNPLLRLEQRAAEADQIIEYLKQQVLLLKEKAIVQASVREEKKLMVENAKLKNDIEELKKQLLEKEKKRGVLAVAMPSGDNGVQCASKPTPPKPSGPAPSASPAAAVQSSPPKDESKKKRPEKKGGEKAEKKQAAPSQEDAKVDVSRLDLRVGRIITAEKHPDADSLYVEQVDVGEASPRTVVSGLVKHIPLDQMQNRMAVLMCNLKPAKMRGVVSQAMVMCASSPDKIEILDPPGGAAPGDRVTFQGFPGEPDKELNPKKKVWEQVQPDLRTDGQCVATYKGAAFEVAGKGVCKAQTMSNSGIK